A section of the Subtercola frigoramans genome encodes:
- the rpsQ gene encoding 30S ribosomal protein S17 yields MAKTEAAAAATVETPAEAVAEERGYRKTRRGYVTSDKMEKTIVVEVEDRVKHPLYGKVIRRTSKVKVHDEANSAGIGDLVLISETRPLSATKRWRLVEILEKAK; encoded by the coding sequence ATGGCTAAGACTGAAGCAGCAGCTGCTGCCACCGTCGAGACCCCGGCCGAGGCAGTTGCCGAGGAGCGCGGTTACCGCAAGACCCGTCGTGGCTACGTCACCAGCGACAAGATGGAGAAGACCATCGTCGTTGAGGTCGAAGACCGCGTGAAGCACCCGTTGTATGGCAAGGTCATCCGCCGCACCTCCAAGGTGAAGGTCCACGACGAGGCCAACTCCGCCGGCATCGGCGACCTGGTGCTCATCTCCGAGACCCGTCCGCTGAGCGCCACCAAGCGCTGGCGCCTGGTCGAGATTCTCGAAAAGGCCAAGTAA